One genomic segment of Methanothermococcus okinawensis IH1 includes these proteins:
- a CDS encoding ribonuclease P protein component 4: MRHRTNVKKIKNIALERIDILMNLAEEEAKQNRMNRARRYVELSRKIAMKIRMPFPKKWKRRICKKCGTFLVFGKNARVRIKSNENPPNVMIKCLECGNIVRIPIIREKKLKRKKNPKQ, from the coding sequence ATGAGACACAGAACAAATGTTAAAAAAATAAAAAATATAGCACTTGAAAGGATAGATATATTGATGAATCTTGCAGAAGAAGAAGCTAAACAAAACCGAATGAATAGGGCAAGACGATATGTGGAATTAAGTAGGAAAATCGCAATGAAAATAAGAATGCCATTTCCAAAAAAATGGAAAAGAAGGATATGTAAAAAATGTGGAACGTTTTTAGTTTTTGGAAAAAATGCTAGGGTTAGGATAAAAAGTAATGAAAACCCTCCAAATGTAATGATTAAATGTTTAGAATGTGGTAATATTGTTAGAATACCAATAATTAGGGAAAAGAAATTAAAAAGGAAGAAGAATCCAAAGCAGTAA
- a CDS encoding CBS domain-containing protein, with the protein MLSNYFVRDLMNRGIYEVSLKDKVSDVIKLMGENNISSVVVSDDNNVYWGIITDIDILKHYTENLDELKAEDIMISKLITISPTAPLEKAAALMAENNIHHLYVVSELREDKIIGVLSSKDIVKLISEKLSSQ; encoded by the coding sequence ATGCTTTCAAACTATTTCGTTAGAGATTTAATGAATAGGGGCATATATGAAGTATCTTTAAAGGATAAGGTATCGGATGTAATCAAATTAATGGGTGAAAATAATATTTCATCGGTGGTAGTTTCTGATGATAACAATGTATATTGGGGAATTATAACTGATATAGATATATTAAAACATTATACTGAAAACTTGGATGAATTAAAAGCAGAAGACATCATGATATCCAAATTAATCACAATAAGTCCAACAGCCCCTCTTGAAAAAGCAGCCGCACTTATGGCTGAGAATAATATACATCATTTATATGTGGTCTCTGAGCTCAGGGAAGATAAGATTATTGGAGTGTTAAGTTCAAAGGATATTGTAAAATTGATATCAGAAAAACTGAGCTCCCAATAA
- a CDS encoding ribose 1,5-bisphosphate isomerase, which produces MDIIYETYEKIKSMEIRGAGRIGRAAAKALRDYAKSITDIDDNEFKNKMIDAGNILKSARPTAVSLPNAIKYVLNGLNDKNPKEAVIKKAEEFIISSSNATKKIGEIGSNRIKDGYRILTHCNSEAALNVIKTAHRNGKHIKVICTETRPRNQGYLTAKDLANEGIDTTLIVDSAVRYFIKEVDLVVVGADAITSNGCLVNKIGTSQIALIAHERRVPFLTAAETYKFHPKTIVGELIEIEERSSDEIHVFEEQYINKIKLRNPAFDITPAQYIDGIITEIGVIPPQGAWYIIEKYFGELFNE; this is translated from the coding sequence ATGGATATTATTTATGAAACCTACGAAAAAATAAAAAGCATGGAAATAAGAGGGGCTGGACGAATAGGAAGAGCTGCGGCAAAAGCTTTAAGGGATTATGCAAAATCCATAACTGATATAGATGATAATGAATTTAAAAATAAGATGATTGATGCAGGCAATATTTTAAAATCTGCAAGACCTACTGCTGTATCCCTTCCAAATGCTATAAAATATGTTTTAAATGGATTAAATGATAAAAATCCAAAAGAGGCAGTAATAAAAAAGGCAGAAGAGTTTATAATATCCTCATCAAATGCTACAAAAAAAATAGGAGAAATCGGTTCAAATAGAATAAAAGATGGATATAGAATATTAACCCACTGCAATTCAGAGGCTGCCCTGAATGTTATAAAAACAGCCCATAGAAACGGGAAACATATAAAGGTAATTTGCACAGAAACACGCCCAAGAAATCAGGGATATTTAACGGCAAAAGACCTTGCTAATGAAGGAATAGATACTACATTGATAGTTGATAGTGCAGTTAGATATTTTATAAAAGAAGTTGATTTAGTTGTTGTTGGGGCTGATGCCATCACTTCAAATGGGTGTTTGGTCAATAAGATAGGAACATCCCAAATAGCACTTATTGCACATGAAAGAAGAGTTCCATTTTTAACAGCTGCTGAGACTTATAAGTTTCATCCTAAAACCATAGTTGGGGAATTGATAGAGATAGAGGAAAGGAGCTCCGATGAAATACATGTATTTGAAGAGCAATATATAAATAAAATAAAATTAAGAAATCCCGCTTTTGATATTACACCAGCACAATATATTGATGGAATTATTACGGAAATAGGTGTAATACCCCCACAGGGTGCTTGGTATATTATTGAAAAATACTTTGGGGAGTTATTTAACGAATAA